One window of Chryseobacterium sp. 7 genomic DNA carries:
- a CDS encoding CocE/NonD family hydrolase, which translates to MKYLLALSFFLAFNIIFCQKINIKHFNEYNIEKLQPLISYLNSEVQKNYKEKDKAVKYDNLFRVSMAGQNYDLALSQLDSVRSVYKKSNPISAYAMGTQYEIYIKTKKNKNSQRDFQGTYKEEFLKKYESLPVKAQIILPRYFSGDLEKTKKEILASLKNDFENKDSVDLKKALLLCRNYNSYITGPTFDIAKGYLKELDSKNFEVKDSLLINNEISIRVVLNKKITHPESTILVNSIYPDSDDANDQKVQASYGYHSVYIYPRGKYTSNAAIEPFEHEQEDINKVIDWVIKQPWSNGKVGMIGGSYLGFSQWATAKNIHPALKTIIPQASVGIGVVDFPMNNNIFASYSLRWINYVTNNKMLDPGFKDEEHWNSVFKKWYEGGEAFNKLDSIAGKKSIIFQRWLKHPSFDSYWQKMIPYKNEYANINIPVLTITGYYDSDQLGALYYFRNHYKYNKNANHYLIIGPYDHSGAQGYIKNNLKGYTIDAAANMDIGNITMEWFDYILKGKSKPSILKDKINYQVMGANEWKSTSNIDDFDKNTLKFYIRTRNQLSLEKDSNKSFTPLTVDLKDRSNADELLKQKDNVLDSKIDNSNTIIFSSEPFEKPIEFSGNFVGNLKLSVNKKDVDLYMKLYEKTSEGKYFLLSTYYGRASYAKSSEKRDLLRENKKTTVTITNNEFVSKKMEKGSQLVLVLGVIKNPLMQINYGTGKDVSEETIKDAATPLEIKFYNNSFIEIPISFK; encoded by the coding sequence ATGAAGTATCTATTAGCCCTATCTTTTTTTCTTGCATTCAATATTATTTTTTGTCAGAAAATAAATATTAAGCATTTTAATGAATACAATATCGAAAAGCTGCAGCCTTTAATCTCTTATTTAAATTCTGAAGTACAAAAGAATTATAAAGAAAAAGACAAGGCCGTAAAGTATGATAATCTTTTCAGGGTAAGTATGGCCGGACAAAACTATGATCTTGCTTTAAGCCAGTTAGATTCAGTACGTAGTGTTTATAAAAAGAGCAACCCTATTAGTGCTTATGCAATGGGAACGCAATATGAAATCTACATAAAAACAAAGAAAAATAAAAATTCTCAAAGAGATTTTCAGGGAACATATAAGGAAGAATTCCTGAAAAAATATGAAAGTCTGCCTGTAAAAGCACAGATCATACTTCCCCGCTATTTCAGTGGTGATCTTGAGAAAACAAAAAAAGAAATTCTGGCTTCTCTTAAAAATGATTTTGAAAACAAAGACAGTGTAGACCTGAAAAAAGCTTTACTGCTGTGCAGAAATTATAATTCATATATCACAGGACCTACATTTGATATTGCAAAAGGATATTTAAAAGAACTCGATTCCAAGAACTTTGAGGTAAAAGACAGCTTATTAATCAATAATGAAATAAGTATAAGAGTTGTTTTAAACAAAAAAATAACCCATCCGGAATCTACCATCCTGGTCAATTCCATCTATCCAGATTCAGATGATGCCAATGATCAAAAAGTACAGGCCAGTTATGGTTACCATTCTGTGTACATCTATCCCAGAGGAAAATATACGAGCAACGCTGCCATAGAACCTTTTGAACACGAGCAGGAAGATATTAATAAGGTTATCGACTGGGTTATAAAACAACCCTGGAGCAATGGTAAAGTAGGAATGATTGGGGGCAGCTATCTGGGATTCAGCCAATGGGCAACCGCTAAGAATATTCACCCGGCCTTAAAAACTATTATTCCGCAGGCTTCTGTAGGAATTGGTGTAGTAGATTTCCCGATGAATAATAACATCTTTGCATCTTATTCTCTTCGCTGGATTAACTATGTTACTAATAATAAAATGCTTGATCCGGGCTTTAAAGATGAGGAACATTGGAATTCTGTTTTTAAAAAATGGTATGAAGGAGGTGAAGCATTTAACAAATTAGATTCTATTGCCGGAAAAAAAAGTATAATATTTCAGCGTTGGTTAAAACATCCATCATTTGACAGCTATTGGCAGAAAATGATTCCTTACAAAAATGAATATGCTAACATCAATATCCCGGTTTTAACCATTACAGGGTATTATGATTCTGATCAGTTGGGAGCTTTATATTATTTCAGAAATCATTATAAATACAACAAAAATGCTAATCATTATTTGATTATCGGGCCATATGATCATTCAGGAGCTCAGGGTTATATTAAAAATAATCTAAAGGGATATACTATTGATGCTGCGGCCAATATGGATATCGGAAATATTACAATGGAATGGTTTGATTATATTCTGAAAGGTAAATCAAAACCTTCCATCCTTAAGGATAAAATCAATTATCAGGTAATGGGAGCCAATGAATGGAAGAGTACCTCTAATATTGATGATTTTGATAAAAATACATTAAAATTCTATATCAGAACTCGCAATCAGCTTTCTTTAGAAAAAGACAGCAATAAAAGCTTCACACCGCTTACGGTAGATTTAAAAGACCGGTCCAATGCAGATGAACTTCTTAAGCAAAAAGATAACGTACTGGATAGTAAAATTGACAACTCAAATACCATTATATTTTCATCAGAGCCATTTGAGAAGCCAATTGAATTTTCCGGAAATTTCGTAGGTAATCTAAAATTATCTGTCAATAAAAAAGATGTTGATTTATACATGAAACTGTATGAAAAAACCAGTGAAGGCAAATATTTCCTATTATCCACATATTACGGAAGAGCAAGCTATGCTAAAAGTTCAGAAAAAAGAGATCTTCTGCGTGAGAACAAAAAAACGACTGTAACGATTACCAATAATGAATTTGTAAGCAAAAAAATGGAAAAAGGAAGTCAATTGGTTTTGGTGTTAGGTGTTATAAAAAATCCGCTTATGCAGATAAATTATGGTACCGGAAAAGATGTAAGTGAAGAAACTATTAAAGATGCTGCAACTCCTTTGGAAATAAAATTTTACAATAACAGTTTTATAGAAATCCCTATTTCCTTCAAATAA
- a CDS encoding helix-turn-helix domain-containing protein: MKEKVSVIEKLNNQNTWLIASLLFISILFIFIIRKNRKKIKEYEKQAKVLSEKPLVAPVYHQEEISTEIIAPAIPEENTPERKEKAPKNDLSSNPKFKILIEKISQFEKTNSFLNKNITLDSLSKDFDTNRDYLSKLVNELKGKNFSQYLNELRINYIVEELKSNEKIRKHTIAAIADDIGYNNAESFTNAFKKITGTLPSYYIKALN; the protein is encoded by the coding sequence ATGAAAGAGAAAGTAAGTGTAATTGAAAAGCTGAACAACCAGAATACCTGGCTGATAGCTTCTTTGCTATTTATTTCCATACTTTTCATATTCATTATCAGGAAAAACAGAAAGAAAATAAAAGAATACGAAAAACAGGCGAAAGTATTATCAGAGAAACCTTTGGTTGCTCCTGTATATCATCAGGAAGAAATAAGTACTGAAATCATTGCTCCTGCTATCCCTGAGGAAAATACTCCTGAAAGAAAGGAAAAAGCTCCGAAAAATGATCTTTCTTCTAATCCAAAGTTTAAAATCCTGATTGAAAAAATAAGCCAATTTGAAAAAACGAATAGTTTCCTCAATAAAAATATTACGTTAGACTCGCTTTCAAAAGATTTTGATACCAACAGAGATTATTTGTCTAAGCTTGTAAATGAATTAAAGGGTAAAAACTTTTCACAATATCTGAATGAACTTAGGATCAATTATATTGTTGAAGAATTAAAATCTAACGAAAAAATAAGAAAACATACCATTGCTGCTATCGCTGATGATATAGGCTACAATAACGCAGAATCTTTTACAAATGCTTTCAAAAAAATTACAGGAACCCTTCCTTCTTATTATATAAAAGCACTCAACTAA
- a CDS encoding MBL fold metallo-hydrolase, whose translation MKSLKKQLGQFPDEKRKEYFNTLPNYLNGRFQNILETPALLEGESMTKLLLQSLCKIENTSPKTALPFVVTDLKNLQPEENVLVWFGHSSYFIQLDGKKFLIDPVFSGNASPMPGSIKAFQGADYYKPEHMPEIDFLIISHDHWDHLDYKTVQELKDKVGKVICGLGTGQHFEYWGWELDKIIEKNWWESIDIAEGFRITLTPARHFSGRLLNRNISLWTSFVLKTPTKNLFLGGDSGYGNHFTEIGEKFGTFDLAVMETGQYNEKWPYIHTLPDQLMTEIKELKAKNFIPVHNSKFKLAQHTWYEPLELASKHAEENNISISLPMMGEKLNLDQLGTVSWKKWWEEYK comes from the coding sequence ATGAAAAGTTTAAAAAAACAATTGGGGCAGTTCCCTGATGAAAAAAGAAAAGAATACTTCAATACCCTTCCCAATTATCTCAACGGAAGATTTCAGAATATATTAGAAACCCCGGCTTTATTAGAAGGCGAAAGTATGACCAAATTACTCCTTCAAAGCTTATGTAAAATAGAAAATACATCACCAAAAACCGCTCTCCCGTTTGTGGTGACGGATCTTAAAAATCTTCAGCCGGAAGAAAACGTTTTGGTGTGGTTTGGGCACAGTTCCTATTTCATACAGCTAGATGGAAAGAAATTCCTGATAGATCCGGTTTTCAGTGGAAATGCATCTCCAATGCCTGGTTCTATAAAAGCTTTTCAGGGAGCAGATTATTATAAGCCGGAACATATGCCGGAGATAGACTTTCTGATTATTTCACACGACCATTGGGATCATCTGGATTATAAAACCGTTCAGGAATTAAAAGATAAAGTGGGAAAAGTTATTTGTGGTTTGGGAACCGGACAGCACTTTGAATACTGGGGCTGGGAGCTTGACAAAATCATTGAAAAAAACTGGTGGGAAAGTATAGACATTGCTGAAGGTTTCAGAATTACGCTCACTCCGGCAAGACACTTTTCAGGAAGATTACTGAACCGTAACATCTCACTCTGGACTTCATTTGTATTAAAAACACCTACGAAAAATCTGTTTTTAGGCGGTGATAGCGGTTACGGAAATCATTTTACAGAAATTGGAGAAAAATTCGGAACCTTTGATTTAGCGGTGATGGAAACAGGGCAGTACAATGAAAAATGGCCCTATATTCATACCCTGCCGGATCAGCTGATGACAGAAATAAAAGAACTGAAAGCTAAAAACTTTATTCCGGTACACAATTCCAAATTCAAGCTGGCGCAGCATACCTGGTACGAACCTTTGGAACTGGCCTCAAAACACGCAGAAGAAAACAATATTTCTATAAGTCTTCCTATGATGGGAGAAAAATTAAATCTGGATCAGCTGGGAACAGTAAGCTGGAAAAAATGGTGGGAGGAATATAAGTAA
- a CDS encoding DUF4822 domain-containing protein, with amino-acid sequence MNTLKKLCYLSAAVLLSASFVSCSSDDNEIIIEQQTPSQVLSSTPWETTGAKDKNGNNVALTDASVAGYVGFAYFKADGKFAIYNLTDVLRSMGTWSVDAQGKTRTIAALNPDGTTIFTRDVEILVLNRNEFTYRIRPNSSDPSVYYDIIHMRTSHAEPTNGQLALASTPWETTGAKDKSGNNVALTDASVAGFVGYSYFKANGTFKIFGLNDVLRSEGTWSISLDGKKRTLTTPTFTRVVDILVLNETTFTYRITPDATNPAVYYDIIHTKVSHKEPL; translated from the coding sequence ATGAATACCCTGAAAAAATTATGTTATCTGTCTGCGGCTGTACTATTATCAGCATCGTTCGTTTCATGTTCAAGTGATGATAATGAAATAATTATTGAGCAGCAGACTCCCTCGCAGGTATTGTCTTCTACTCCATGGGAAACTACCGGAGCTAAAGATAAGAATGGAAATAATGTAGCTCTTACAGATGCCAGCGTTGCCGGATATGTGGGTTTTGCTTATTTCAAAGCAGATGGTAAGTTTGCTATTTACAACCTTACGGATGTGCTGAGGTCTATGGGAACATGGTCTGTAGATGCACAGGGAAAGACCAGAACCATTGCTGCACTGAATCCAGATGGAACCACTATTTTCACCCGCGATGTTGAAATTCTTGTTTTGAACAGAAATGAATTCACATACAGGATCCGTCCTAACTCCAGTGATCCTTCCGTGTATTATGATATCATCCATATGAGAACTTCTCATGCTGAACCAACGAACGGGCAGCTTGCTCTTGCTTCTACTCCATGGGAAACAACGGGTGCGAAGGATAAAAGCGGAAATAATGTTGCCCTTACTGATGCCAGTGTAGCCGGATTTGTGGGATATTCTTACTTCAAAGCTAACGGAACTTTTAAAATTTTCGGTTTAAATGATGTATTGAGGTCTGAAGGAACGTGGTCTATTTCTCTGGATGGTAAAAAGAGAACATTGACGACACCTACTTTCACCCGTGTTGTGGATATTCTGGTTCTGAATGAAACTACATTTACTTACAGAATTACGCCTGATGCAACTAACCCTGCGGTATATTACGATATTATTCATACTAAGGTTAGCCATAAGGAACCTTTGTAG
- a CDS encoding DUF434 domain-containing protein — translation MNNRNRGKNTGDDTLFGSEKQTGKLKQAVEDMYYLLSREYPEKAASDLVGNRYRLKTRQIQAFRGASASAAQLQNRQLKQVETSALQGKTVYLDGFNVLILLESLLSEAYIFEGLDSCIRDLSGVHGTYKRVNQTQRAVELVASFYQKNQIQKLVWIFDKPVSNSGRIKQMILEFAEQNQLNWEGDLQYNPDKFLVESSELVISSDAWILDHCKEWFNLIGYLIKEENIPVNLIKMM, via the coding sequence ATGAATAACAGAAACCGCGGAAAAAATACAGGCGATGATACCCTGTTCGGCTCAGAGAAACAGACCGGTAAGCTGAAACAGGCTGTAGAAGATATGTATTATCTCCTGAGCAGAGAGTACCCGGAAAAAGCGGCTTCTGATCTTGTGGGGAACAGGTACCGGTTGAAAACCCGTCAGATACAGGCATTTCGGGGAGCATCTGCATCTGCCGCACAGCTTCAAAACAGGCAGCTGAAACAAGTAGAAACCTCAGCTTTGCAAGGAAAGACAGTTTATCTGGACGGTTTTAATGTTTTAATCCTTTTGGAAAGTCTGCTTTCTGAAGCTTATATTTTTGAAGGGTTGGATAGCTGCATTCGTGATCTTTCTGGCGTTCACGGAACTTATAAAAGAGTTAATCAAACACAAAGAGCAGTAGAATTAGTCGCTTCTTTTTATCAGAAAAATCAGATTCAGAAGCTTGTTTGGATTTTTGATAAGCCCGTTTCCAATAGTGGAAGAATTAAACAGATGATTCTGGAATTTGCCGAGCAGAACCAGCTCAATTGGGAAGGTGATCTGCAGTACAATCCGGATAAATTTCTGGTAGAAAGTTCAGAGCTTGTCATTTCCTCTGATGCCTGGATTCTGGATCATTGTAAAGAATGGTTTAATTTGATCGGATATTTGATCAAAGAAGAAAATATTCCTGTTAATCTGATCAAAATGATGTAA